Proteins encoded in a region of the Bradyrhizobium sp. CB3481 genome:
- a CDS encoding sigma-70 family RNA polymerase sigma factor: protein MSNVIAINAAANQSIAAARATSDETLLLSIAKGDRTAMHVLYSRHSVRVYRFVLRMVRDTTMAEDLVSQVFLDVWRTAAQFEGRSQVSTWLLSIARFKALTALRQRKHEDIEQEDVLEIADEADTPEASLDRSNTSAILRACVAKLSPAHREIINLVYYHEKSVEEAGLIIGIPQSTVKTRMFYARKQLAELLKGAGVDSLAA from the coding sequence ATGTCGAACGTCATTGCCATCAACGCCGCAGCCAACCAGTCGATCGCCGCCGCCCGCGCGACATCGGACGAAACGCTGCTGCTGAGCATTGCCAAGGGCGACCGGACGGCCATGCACGTGCTTTACTCCCGCCACAGCGTTCGGGTTTACCGCTTCGTGCTGCGCATGGTGCGCGACACCACGATGGCCGAAGACCTCGTCAGCCAGGTGTTTCTCGACGTGTGGCGCACCGCCGCGCAGTTCGAGGGCCGCTCGCAGGTTTCGACCTGGCTGCTGTCGATCGCCCGCTTCAAGGCGCTGACCGCGCTGCGCCAGCGCAAGCATGAGGATATCGAGCAGGAAGACGTGCTTGAGATCGCCGACGAGGCCGACACCCCGGAAGCTTCGCTCGACCGCAGCAACACCAGCGCGATCCTGCGCGCCTGCGTCGCAAAGCTGTCGCCGGCGCATCGCGAGATCATCAATCTGGTCTACTACCACGAGAAGTCGGTGGAAGAGGCCGGCCTGATCATCGGCATCCCCCAGAGCACGGTGAAGACCCGGATGTTCTATGCCCGCAAACAATTGGCCGAGTTGCTTAAGGGCGCCGGCGTAGACAGCCTCGCGGCATAA
- a CDS encoding response regulator: MTQNPHIFIVDDEAPAREMVGDYLKMHGFGVTLCDGGKSLRKEIETTVPDLVVLDLNMPEEDGLSIIRDLKSRINVPVIMLTATASPIDRVVGLELGADDYIAKPCELRELMARIRSVLRRSTPAKAEKEQLVRFGTKWLDLEAQALRDDEGNEHPLTASEFGLLKVFASNPKRVLSRERLLELANARDAEAFDRAVDLRIMRIRRKIEIDPTKPAVIRTIRGGGYLFSPTGEKG; encoded by the coding sequence ATGACCCAGAACCCGCACATCTTCATTGTCGACGACGAGGCACCGGCCCGCGAGATGGTCGGCGATTACCTCAAGATGCATGGTTTCGGCGTCACGCTGTGCGACGGCGGAAAAAGCCTGCGCAAAGAGATCGAGACCACCGTGCCCGACCTCGTCGTGCTCGACCTCAACATGCCCGAGGAAGACGGGCTGTCGATCATTCGCGACCTGAAGAGCCGCATCAACGTTCCCGTCATCATGCTGACGGCGACGGCGAGCCCGATCGACCGCGTCGTCGGCCTCGAGCTCGGCGCCGACGACTACATTGCAAAGCCCTGCGAGCTGCGTGAACTGATGGCGCGCATCCGCTCGGTGCTTCGCCGCAGCACGCCGGCCAAGGCGGAGAAAGAGCAGTTGGTGCGGTTCGGCACCAAATGGCTCGATCTCGAAGCCCAAGCGCTGCGCGACGATGAAGGCAACGAGCATCCGCTGACGGCTTCCGAATTCGGCCTGCTAAAAGTGTTCGCGTCCAATCCGAAGCGCGTGCTGTCGCGTGAGCGGCTTCTGGAATTGGCCAATGCGCGCGACGCCGAAGCCTTCGACCGCGCGGTCGACCTCCGCATCATGCGCATCCGCCGCAAGATCGAGATCGACCCGACCAAGCCCGCCGTGATCCGCACGATTCGTGGTGGCGGCTATCTGTTCTCGCCGACCGGCGAGAAGGGTTAG
- a CDS encoding DUF3369 domain-containing protein — MAEQDDVLHLIDDTGAAPEDSSARKWKVAVIDDDAAVHEGTRFALSDYSLNGATLEILSAYSAAEGRKLMRDNPDVAAVLLDVIMETDVAGLELVEYIRNEIKNETVRIILRTGQPGQAPERRVIVQYDINDYKAKTELTADKLFTSLTAALRSYQQLERMVQTRRGLEIIIDAASTLYDFKSMQRLAEGVLTQLASLLNVDCAGILVLRDDGASGSEFSVLAGSGCYSRFIGTTSSKALDPDLRAMVEAAFQRRKNEFADHRSVLYLRTGSGREVVVLLQAERQLSDTDRALVEIFSSRLSIAFDNVILYRQLHEANTQLEDRVAQRTRALMQANRRLSAQWLRLQRANGFKNEILGTVAHDLKNPLGVILGRTEMLTELIGAGSPKENVTAQVEHIRDATKRLTTMVDHLISDAMADAFDITIRREPVDIAALVTEVTDSNLPSAVNKQQTIHVSAPPNVVTMCDTDRIREAIDNLVSNAIKYSPIGGKITVTVNHEDGDTVIRIADQGAGLSPEDLGRLFGRFQRLSAKPTAGESSTGLGLSIVKRIIDMHGGHVTAESAGPGQGSTFTVTLPATETT, encoded by the coding sequence ATGGCCGAACAGGACGATGTCCTCCACCTGATCGACGATACCGGGGCTGCTCCGGAGGACTCGTCCGCCCGCAAATGGAAGGTCGCCGTCATCGACGACGATGCTGCCGTGCACGAGGGCACCCGCTTTGCGCTGAGCGACTACAGCCTGAACGGCGCGACGCTGGAAATCCTCTCCGCCTACTCCGCGGCCGAAGGTCGCAAGCTGATGCGCGACAATCCCGATGTCGCCGCCGTGCTGCTCGACGTCATCATGGAGACCGACGTCGCAGGGCTGGAGCTCGTCGAATACATCCGCAACGAGATCAAGAACGAGACCGTCCGCATCATCCTGCGCACCGGACAGCCGGGCCAGGCGCCGGAGCGCCGCGTCATCGTCCAGTACGACATCAACGACTACAAGGCCAAGACGGAGCTGACCGCCGACAAGCTGTTCACCTCGCTGACCGCGGCGCTGCGCAGCTACCAGCAGCTCGAGCGCATGGTGCAGACGCGGCGCGGGCTCGAGATCATCATCGACGCCGCCTCGACGCTGTACGACTTCAAGTCGATGCAGCGGCTGGCCGAGGGCGTGCTGACCCAGCTCGCCTCGCTGCTCAATGTCGACTGCGCCGGCATCCTGGTGCTGCGCGACGACGGCGCCTCGGGCAGCGAGTTCTCCGTGCTGGCCGGTTCAGGCTGCTACAGCCGCTTCATCGGCACCACCAGCTCCAAGGCGCTCGATCCGGATCTGCGGGCGATGGTGGAAGCCGCCTTCCAGCGCCGCAAGAACGAGTTCGCCGACCATCGCAGCGTGCTTTATTTGCGCACCGGAAGCGGCCGCGAGGTGGTGGTGCTGCTGCAGGCCGAGCGCCAATTGTCGGATACCGACCGCGCACTGGTCGAAATCTTCTCCAGCCGCCTGTCGATCGCCTTCGACAATGTCATCCTCTACCGGCAACTGCACGAGGCCAACACCCAGCTCGAGGACCGCGTTGCCCAGCGCACCCGTGCGCTGATGCAGGCCAACCGCCGCCTCTCGGCACAGTGGCTGCGGCTGCAGCGCGCCAACGGCTTCAAGAATGAAATTCTCGGCACCGTCGCGCACGACCTGAAGAACCCGCTCGGCGTGATCCTCGGCCGCACCGAGATGCTGACCGAACTGATCGGCGCCGGCTCCCCGAAGGAGAACGTCACCGCCCAGGTCGAGCATATCAGGGACGCCACCAAGCGGCTGACCACGATGGTCGACCACCTGATTTCGGATGCAATGGCCGACGCCTTCGACATCACCATCCGCCGCGAGCCGGTCGACATCGCGGCGCTGGTTACCGAGGTTACCGATTCCAACTTGCCCTCCGCGGTCAACAAGCAGCAGACCATCCACGTGTCGGCGCCGCCGAACGTTGTCACCATGTGCGATACCGACCGGATCCGCGAGGCGATCGACAACCTCGTCAGCAACGCCATCAAATATTCGCCGATCGGCGGCAAGATCACGGTCACCGTCAACCATGAGGACGGCGACACCGTGATCCGCATTGCCGACCAGGGCGCCGGCCTGTCGCCTGAGGATCTCGGCCGGCTGTTCGGCCGCTTTCAGCGGCTGTCGGCCAAGCCGACGGCCGGCGAAAGCTCGACCGGCCTCGGCCTGTCGATCGTCAAACGCATCATCGATATGCATGGCGGCCATGTGACCGCGGAAAGCGCCGGCCCCGGACAGGGATCGACCTTTACCGTTACACTGCCGGCGACAGAGACGACATGA
- a CDS encoding ATP-binding protein yields the protein MPIRWRILSIAALNSAVVVVLAILIWNGAKVLGSAWDDVRLVRESDKILAHLESETSRLQNLIHRYINQPSPELFAEILLLREAVLGTLTNRAANDPILSGSVERLEQVTDRFLNGFGELRAAQATITKTYEQQVLGPAREMAGLYSVIEGATGHRDAQIWPALGRSREAFTALLVAANAYYLSPASTSAEDARRNTETIEKTIPVMADLADNELQRMALKRLQARTVALREGMAKLTEQLAIRTELLRNTIDASQAEAIGVIDELSVKMRQREQKAQETFDRTLSGISRRVLSIAVMFLGIILSAGVLIALSIRLPLQQILASMHAITSGHYDRSVQGTTARDEVGAMARAVDVFRENAIAKRKTEDELRAAKERAESALLELNTAQQNLIDAERLAALGGLVAGVAHEVNNPIGISLTVASSFARRAETFESELRTEPLRRSKLDEFVKSSRDAAGQLVANLHRAGELIQSFKQVAVDRSHAERRQFNLSEATDQIVASLKPVLKKAAITLSVDVPDGLVIDGYPGSYGQILTNLFLNAANHAFGDGRSGAISISARARGSDDVEIIFADNGAGMTPDVQRQAFDPFFTTRRNEGGTGLGLHIVYNLVTQQLGGRMMLESRLGQGTTFRIIMPKVAKGGPSIIDQTVADGTSQWPNRTMSST from the coding sequence GTGCCGATCCGCTGGCGCATCCTGTCGATTGCGGCGCTGAACTCCGCCGTCGTGGTCGTGCTCGCGATCCTGATCTGGAACGGCGCCAAAGTGCTCGGTTCGGCCTGGGACGATGTCCGCCTGGTGCGGGAGTCCGACAAGATCCTGGCGCATCTCGAAAGCGAGACTAGCCGGCTGCAGAACCTGATCCACCGCTATATCAACCAGCCGAGCCCGGAACTGTTCGCCGAAATCCTGCTGCTGCGCGAGGCGGTGCTGGGCACGCTGACCAACCGCGCCGCCAACGACCCGATACTGTCGGGGTCGGTCGAGCGGCTCGAGCAGGTCACCGACCGCTTCCTCAACGGCTTTGGCGAATTGCGCGCCGCGCAGGCGACCATCACCAAGACCTATGAGCAGCAGGTGCTGGGCCCGGCGAGGGAAATGGCGGGACTCTACTCGGTCATCGAAGGTGCCACCGGGCACCGCGACGCGCAGATCTGGCCGGCGCTCGGAAGGTCCCGCGAGGCGTTTACGGCGCTGCTGGTCGCCGCCAACGCCTATTATTTGTCGCCGGCCTCGACCTCGGCCGAGGACGCCCGCCGGAACACCGAGACGATCGAGAAGACCATCCCCGTGATGGCCGACCTCGCCGACAATGAATTGCAGCGCATGGCGCTCAAGCGCCTGCAGGCGCGGACGGTGGCGCTGCGCGAGGGCATGGCGAAGCTGACCGAGCAGCTCGCGATCCGGACCGAGCTGTTGCGCAACACCATCGATGCCAGCCAGGCCGAGGCGATCGGCGTGATCGACGAATTGTCGGTCAAGATGCGCCAGCGCGAGCAGAAGGCGCAGGAGACGTTCGACCGCACGCTATCGGGTATTTCGCGCCGGGTGCTGTCGATTGCGGTGATGTTCCTCGGCATCATCCTGTCCGCCGGCGTCTTGATCGCACTCTCGATCCGCCTGCCGCTGCAGCAGATCCTGGCGTCCATGCATGCGATCACGTCAGGCCATTACGATCGCAGCGTGCAGGGCACCACTGCGAGGGACGAGGTCGGCGCCATGGCGCGCGCGGTCGACGTATTCCGCGAAAACGCCATCGCCAAGCGCAAGACCGAGGACGAGCTGCGCGCCGCCAAGGAGCGCGCCGAGAGCGCGCTGCTTGAGCTCAACACCGCGCAGCAGAATTTGATCGACGCCGAACGGTTGGCGGCGCTCGGCGGGCTGGTGGCCGGCGTCGCCCACGAGGTGAACAATCCGATCGGCATCAGCCTGACGGTGGCCTCGAGCTTCGCGCGCCGCGCCGAGACGTTCGAGTCCGAACTGCGCACCGAGCCGCTGCGCCGCTCCAAGCTCGATGAGTTCGTCAAGTCCTCGCGCGATGCGGCCGGGCAATTGGTGGCGAACCTGCACCGCGCCGGCGAGCTGATCCAGTCGTTCAAGCAGGTGGCAGTGGACCGCTCGCATGCCGAGCGCCGGCAGTTCAATCTCAGCGAGGCCACCGACCAGATCGTCGCGAGCCTGAAGCCCGTATTGAAGAAGGCCGCGATCACGCTGTCGGTCGACGTGCCGGACGGGCTCGTCATCGACGGCTATCCCGGCTCCTACGGCCAGATATTGACCAATCTTTTCCTCAACGCCGCCAACCATGCCTTCGGCGACGGCCGTTCCGGGGCGATCTCGATCTCGGCACGGGCCCGCGGCAGCGACGATGTCGAGATCATTTTCGCCGACAACGGGGCCGGTATGACGCCGGACGTGCAGCGGCAGGCGTTCGACCCGTTCTTTACGACGCGGCGCAACGAGGGCGGTACCGGGCTGGGCTTGCATATCGTCTATAATCTTGTCACTCAACAGCTCGGCGGCCGGATGATGCTGGAGTCGAGGCTGGGACAAGGCACCACATTCCGCATTATCATGCCCAAGGTCGCCAAGGGCGGACCTTCGATTATAGACCAGACAGTAGCCGACGGAACTTCGCAATGGCCGAACAGGACGATGTCCTCCACCTGA
- the ugpB gene encoding sn-glycerol-3-phosphate ABC transporter substrate-binding protein UgpB: MAAAALASAVSASPLRAATEINWWHAMSGELGKHVEKLAADFNASQSDYRIVPTYKGNYTETVTAAIFAFRSRSQPAIVQVNEIATATMMAAKGAIYPVFELMRDQSEPFSPEAYLPAVTGYYSDVAGNMLSFPFNVSTPILYYNKDLFRAAGLDAEAPPKTWAEIGAAAKRLRAAGSPCGLTTSWPSWVHVENFSAFHNLPLATRGNGFNGLDAELTFNRPEVVRHVAQLAEWQATKIFDYSGRGQSAEPRFQKGECAIFIGSSGTRADIKANSRFEVGYGMIPYRSEIAGAPQNSIIGGATLWVLRDRPGAEYAGVARFFAYLSKPEVQAAWHQNTGYLPITRAAFDLTRKQGFYDRDPGAAIGIEQLTLKPPTENSKGIRLGSFVLIRNVIDEELEHVFKGKQSAQAALDQAVERGNRLLRQFERANPDR, from the coding sequence ATGGCGGCCGCGGCGCTCGCGTCCGCCGTGTCGGCATCTCCATTGCGGGCCGCCACCGAGATCAACTGGTGGCACGCGATGTCGGGGGAACTCGGCAAGCATGTCGAAAAGCTGGCGGCCGATTTCAATGCCTCACAGTCCGACTACCGGATCGTGCCGACCTACAAGGGCAATTACACCGAGACGGTGACGGCGGCGATCTTCGCGTTCCGTTCGCGCAGCCAGCCCGCGATCGTCCAGGTCAACGAGATCGCGACCGCGACCATGATGGCGGCCAAGGGCGCGATCTATCCGGTCTTCGAGCTGATGCGCGACCAGTCGGAGCCGTTCTCGCCGGAGGCCTATCTACCGGCGGTAACAGGCTATTATTCCGACGTCGCCGGCAACATGCTCTCGTTCCCGTTCAACGTATCGACGCCGATCCTTTACTATAACAAGGATCTGTTCCGCGCCGCGGGCCTCGATGCAGAGGCGCCGCCGAAGACCTGGGCCGAGATCGGGGCTGCGGCAAAACGCCTGCGCGCGGCCGGCTCGCCCTGCGGGCTGACCACGTCATGGCCTTCCTGGGTCCATGTCGAGAATTTTTCCGCGTTCCACAACCTGCCGCTGGCCACCCGCGGCAATGGCTTCAACGGGCTCGACGCGGAATTAACCTTCAACAGGCCGGAGGTGGTGCGGCATGTCGCCCAGCTCGCCGAATGGCAGGCGACCAAGATTTTCGATTACAGCGGCCGCGGCCAGTCGGCCGAGCCGCGCTTTCAGAAGGGCGAATGCGCCATCTTCATCGGCTCGTCCGGCACGCGCGCGGACATCAAGGCCAATTCCAGGTTCGAGGTCGGCTACGGCATGATCCCATACCGGAGCGAAATCGCCGGCGCGCCGCAAAACTCGATCATCGGCGGCGCCACGCTATGGGTGCTGCGCGACCGCCCGGGCGCCGAATATGCCGGCGTCGCGCGGTTCTTCGCCTATCTCTCGAAGCCGGAAGTGCAGGCCGCCTGGCACCAGAACACCGGCTATCTGCCGATCACCCGCGCCGCCTTCGACCTGACCCGCAAGCAGGGCTTCTACGACCGCGATCCCGGCGCGGCGATCGGAATCGAGCAGCTCACCCTGAAGCCGCCGACCGAGAACTCGAAGGGGATTCGGCTTGGCTCCTTCGTGCTGATCCGCAACGTGATCGACGAAGAGCTCGAGCACGTTTTCAAGGGCAAGCAGTCCGCGCAGGCCGCCCTCGACCAGGCCGTCGAACGCGGCAACCGCCTGCTGCGCCAGTTCGAGCGGGCCAATCCGGATCGGTAG
- a CDS encoding aminoglycoside 3'-phosphotransferase/choline kinase family protein: MTASLPLFTAYESFSAFRADPAQWLPISRDIARSHGLACTAPHVFATGTNLVLGLDEKLILKVFPPFLRGQFNSERSTLAQLRGQLRIPIPEIVVEGERDGWPYLVITRLSGVLGADAWASLPEPDKERVLAEIGETIAQVQRVPAGALARIEPGWEVFMRGQIEGCRARHARLGLPAKFLDGIDELLRDTAAALLALDGPPVILTGEYIPENFLLSRGGSGWQLAGLIDFGDVMTGRGEYDLLGPSAFMTSGMPRRVRCLFEGFGYSAADITPELKRRLMALMLLHQFSDPIRHICIEGWQQKAANLKELQELLWPV; encoded by the coding sequence ATGACCGCATCACTTCCGCTCTTCACCGCCTATGAGTCCTTCAGCGCCTTTCGCGCCGACCCGGCGCAATGGCTGCCGATTTCGCGCGATATCGCCCGCAGCCATGGCCTCGCATGCACGGCACCGCACGTCTTCGCCACCGGCACCAATCTCGTCCTTGGCCTTGACGAAAAACTGATCCTGAAAGTCTTCCCGCCATTTCTTCGGGGCCAGTTCAACTCGGAACGAAGCACGCTGGCGCAGCTTCGCGGTCAGCTTCGCATCCCGATTCCCGAAATTGTCGTCGAAGGGGAGCGCGACGGCTGGCCTTATCTCGTCATCACGCGGCTGTCGGGTGTGTTGGGAGCGGATGCGTGGGCGTCCTTGCCGGAACCGGACAAAGAGCGCGTGCTTGCCGAAATCGGCGAGACCATTGCGCAGGTGCAGCGCGTCCCCGCCGGGGCGCTGGCGCGCATCGAGCCGGGCTGGGAGGTCTTCATGCGCGGGCAGATCGAAGGATGCCGCGCCCGGCATGCGCGGCTTGGATTGCCCGCAAAATTTCTCGACGGGATAGACGAACTCCTGCGCGATACGGCGGCGGCGCTGCTTGCGCTGGACGGGCCGCCGGTGATCCTGACCGGCGAATACATTCCGGAGAATTTTCTCTTGAGCCGCGGCGGCTCAGGTTGGCAGCTCGCGGGGTTGATCGATTTCGGCGACGTCATGACGGGCAGGGGCGAATACGACCTGCTGGGCCCAAGCGCCTTCATGACGTCAGGCATGCCGCGCCGAGTTAGATGCCTGTTCGAGGGCTTTGGCTATTCGGCTGCGGACATCACGCCCGAACTGAAGCGTCGGCTGATGGCGCTGATGCTGCTGCACCAATTCAGCGATCCGATCAGGCACATCTGCATCGAGGGCTGGCAACAAAAGGCCGCCAACCTCAAGGAATTGCAGGAGCTGCTCTGGCCGGTCTGA
- a CDS encoding ABC transporter substrate-binding protein produces MKRRDFLKSVSGLAAAGALSPAPAIWSAAKADARSETLLIVSESGPNNLDIHGVGTNVPGYEVSWNCYDRLISHEMKSGPGGVPYYDRDKFKPELAEDMNVGDMSVTFKLKKEATFHDGAPVTAKDVKWSLDRAVSVGGFPTFQMGAGSLTKTEQFVIVDDNTVRIDFAKKDRLTIPDLAVIVPCVVNSELVKKNASEKDPWGLEYTKQQTAGSGAYKVTKWTAGTEVVMERNDAWVGGPLPKVKRVIWRMVPQAGNRRALLERGDADISYDLPNKDFVELKDSGKLNIVSVPYSNGVQYIGMNVKIAPFDNVKVREAVACAIPYQKIMDAVLFGLAKPMFGAAADKATEVAWPQPTKYVTDIARAKALLAEAGYPNGFETTLSFDLGFAGVNEPLCVLVQESLAQIGIKTTINKIPGANWRTELNKKVLPLYTNVFSGWLDYPEYFFIWCYDGKNSIFNTMSYQSKEMDGYISGAVDAAAIGNTAKYDTDVKGFVDLAFKDIPRIPLYQPYVNVAMQKNVSGYQYWFHRRLDYRALVKA; encoded by the coding sequence ATGAAGCGTCGCGATTTTCTCAAATCCGTGTCGGGGCTGGCGGCCGCCGGTGCGCTCTCGCCGGCACCGGCGATCTGGTCCGCCGCCAAGGCGGATGCGCGTTCGGAGACGCTGCTGATCGTCTCCGAGAGCGGCCCGAACAACCTCGACATTCACGGCGTCGGCACCAACGTGCCGGGCTATGAGGTGTCGTGGAATTGCTATGACCGCCTGATCAGCCACGAGATGAAGTCGGGTCCCGGCGGCGTGCCCTATTACGACCGCGACAAGTTCAAGCCCGAGCTCGCCGAGGACATGAATGTCGGCGACATGTCCGTGACCTTCAAGCTGAAGAAAGAGGCGACATTCCATGACGGCGCGCCGGTCACTGCCAAGGACGTCAAGTGGTCGCTCGATCGCGCGGTGAGCGTCGGCGGCTTTCCGACCTTCCAGATGGGCGCGGGCTCGCTGACCAAGACCGAGCAGTTCGTTATCGTCGACGACAACACGGTGCGGATCGATTTCGCCAAGAAGGATCGCCTGACGATCCCCGATCTCGCCGTCATCGTGCCCTGCGTCGTCAATTCGGAGCTGGTGAAGAAGAACGCCAGCGAGAAGGACCCCTGGGGCCTCGAATACACCAAGCAGCAGACCGCGGGCTCCGGCGCCTACAAGGTGACGAAGTGGACGGCCGGCACCGAGGTCGTCATGGAGCGCAACGACGCCTGGGTTGGCGGTCCGTTGCCGAAGGTGAAGCGCGTGATCTGGCGCATGGTGCCGCAGGCCGGCAACCGCCGTGCGCTGCTGGAGCGCGGCGACGCCGACATCTCCTACGATCTGCCGAACAAGGATTTCGTCGAGCTGAAGGATAGTGGCAAGCTCAACATCGTCTCGGTGCCGTATTCCAACGGCGTTCAGTATATCGGCATGAACGTCAAGATCGCTCCGTTCGACAACGTCAAGGTCCGCGAGGCCGTTGCCTGCGCGATCCCCTACCAGAAGATCATGGATGCGGTGCTGTTCGGCCTCGCTAAGCCGATGTTCGGTGCCGCCGCCGACAAGGCGACCGAAGTGGCCTGGCCGCAGCCGACCAAATACGTCACCGACATCGCCAGGGCCAAGGCGCTGCTGGCGGAGGCCGGTTATCCCAATGGCTTTGAGACCACGCTGTCGTTCGACCTCGGCTTTGCCGGCGTCAACGAGCCGCTCTGCGTGCTGGTGCAGGAGAGCCTCGCGCAGATCGGCATCAAGACCACCATCAACAAGATCCCCGGCGCCAACTGGCGCACCGAGCTGAACAAGAAGGTGCTGCCGCTCTACACCAACGTGTTCTCCGGCTGGCTCGATTATCCCGAATACTTCTTCATCTGGTGCTACGACGGCAAGAACTCGATCTTCAACACCATGAGCTACCAGTCCAAGGAGATGGACGGTTACATCAGCGGCGCCGTCGATGCGGCCGCAATCGGCAACACCGCGAAATACGACACCGACGTAAAGGGTTTTGTCGATCTCGCCTTCAAGGACATCCCGCGCATCCCGCTGTATCAGCCCTACGTCAACGTCGCGATGCAGAAGAACGTGTCGGGCTATCAATACTGGTTCCACCGCAGGCTGGACTACCGCGCGCTGGTGAAGGCGTGA
- a CDS encoding ABC transporter permease, translating to MLTMIGKRLMFAIPSLIGVVIVTFLLTRALPGDPAAYFAGPAASKEAIEQIRKKLGFDKPLVEQFFRYTNDLAHGDFGTSLTTGQPVATEIRNRLPASAELTLLGLVISISIAIPLGVLAATRPGSWIDHLCRVTTTAGVSLPVFFTGLVLVYLFYFRLGWSPAPLGRLDVFYSAPAHVTGFYLIDALIARDFETFRSALSQLILPAATLAIFSLAPIARMTRASMLAVLASDFVRTARASGLSPSTVIVTYAFRNAMLPVITTLSMVFSFLLGANVLVEKVFAWPGIGSYAVEALISSDFAPVQGFVLTMAVMYVLLNLVIDILYGVIDPRVRLEG from the coding sequence ATGCTGACCATGATCGGCAAGCGGCTGATGTTTGCGATCCCGTCGCTGATCGGGGTCGTCATCGTCACCTTCCTGCTCACCCGCGCGTTGCCCGGCGATCCCGCGGCCTATTTCGCCGGCCCCGCGGCGAGCAAGGAAGCCATCGAGCAGATCCGCAAGAAGCTCGGCTTCGACAAGCCCCTGGTCGAACAGTTCTTCCGCTACACCAATGATCTCGCGCATGGCGATTTCGGCACGTCGCTGACCACGGGCCAGCCGGTTGCGACCGAGATCCGTAATCGCCTGCCGGCTTCCGCCGAACTCACGCTGCTCGGCCTTGTCATCTCGATAAGCATTGCGATTCCGCTCGGCGTGCTCGCTGCGACGCGGCCGGGCTCCTGGATCGATCATCTCTGCCGCGTCACCACGACGGCCGGCGTGTCGCTGCCGGTGTTCTTCACCGGCCTGGTGCTGGTCTATCTCTTTTATTTCCGGCTCGGCTGGTCGCCGGCGCCGCTCGGCCGGCTCGACGTCTTCTACAGCGCGCCGGCGCATGTCACTGGCTTCTATCTGATCGACGCGCTGATCGCGCGAGACTTCGAGACCTTCCGTTCCGCGCTGAGCCAGTTGATCCTGCCGGCCGCGACGCTCGCGATCTTTTCGCTCGCGCCGATCGCGCGCATGACGCGGGCCTCGATGCTCGCGGTGCTGGCCTCCGACTTCGTCCGCACCGCGCGCGCCAGCGGGCTCTCGCCGTCCACCGTGATCGTCACCTACGCGTTTCGCAACGCGATGCTGCCGGTCATCACCACGCTCAGCATGGTGTTCTCGTTCCTGCTCGGCGCCAACGTGTTGGTCGAAAAAGTGTTCGCCTGGCCCGGCATCGGCTCCTATGCGGTGGAGGCGCTGATCTCCTCCGACTTCGCGCCGGTCCAAGGCTTCGTGCTGACCATGGCGGTCATGTATGTGCTGCTCAATCTCGTCATCGACATTCTCTACGGCGTGATCGATCCGCGTGTGCGGCTTGAGGGGTAA